In a genomic window of Sulfurisphaera tokodaii str. 7:
- a CDS encoding helix-turn-helix domain-containing protein produces MEYPIGKRITEIREKKGISVTQLAKMAGISKSTLWEIENGKISPNISTLWSIANALGVTFGELITYDIVVKDEGSEVRLIERNNNIEVYLMKLNGGSVRYSKAHSNSPVELVHVIKGAMIVGPFESPEFVWEGKTVKFYGGVDHVYAAVGGEAEAIVTMKYFSEKSITKIEYRNIKEIKIEKYRDLLESKAVNNNVLATAISTINDHDASHLQNDDLLLFDVLSAELKTLSGTLTVPKVVFNSLNSLGLAERSSVTNFEKNIDVVRYYIYEPLHPGYAEQAVFVAYELERRNIKDVISIGCGPAYHEAMLKEIIPDLSITCIENSQFFKKLSPFKVLDEVPNGVNAIISFGSSHHIEGFLRLVANKLKKGGTLIVSDEFVADYSSERERKRNVIRHHLGYLLDIPLAEFREELLSAFNAKNIDISLGILSRIYIKIFKNIKDKITIDRVEDAFLNFYYLELTSLLLGVAYIEEKKVSLNKFIAESSMLGLKLDSVYKVYPTGKDSGTYVVAFTRA; encoded by the coding sequence GTGGAGTATCCTATAGGCAAGAGAATAACGGAGATCAGGGAAAAGAAGGGAATTAGCGTAACGCAACTGGCAAAAATGGCAGGAATATCAAAGTCCACGCTTTGGGAAATAGAGAACGGTAAAATATCTCCCAATATTTCGACCCTTTGGAGCATAGCCAACGCATTAGGTGTTACCTTTGGCGAGCTCATAACTTACGATATCGTCGTCAAGGATGAGGGGTCTGAGGTTCGATTAATCGAACGAAACAACAATATAGAAGTATACTTGATGAAGCTAAACGGCGGTTCGGTTAGATATTCTAAAGCACATAGCAATTCTCCAGTTGAGTTAGTTCACGTAATTAAGGGAGCTATGATAGTTGGGCCGTTCGAAAGTCCAGAGTTTGTGTGGGAAGGCAAAACGGTTAAGTTCTATGGAGGCGTGGACCACGTTTATGCGGCAGTAGGGGGAGAGGCGGAAGCAATAGTAACAATGAAGTACTTCTCCGAAAAGAGTATCACTAAAATTGAATATAGAAATATTAAGGAAATAAAAATAGAAAAATATAGGGATTTGTTGGAAAGCAAAGCGGTAAATAACAACGTATTAGCAACTGCGATTTCAACCATAAATGATCACGACGCAAGCCACTTGCAGAATGACGATCTCTTGCTGTTCGACGTATTATCGGCTGAGCTCAAGACCTTGTCTGGGACTTTAACGGTACCTAAAGTTGTATTTAACTCTTTAAACTCTTTAGGATTAGCCGAAAGATCTTCTGTTACTAATTTCGAAAAAAACATAGATGTAGTAAGATATTATATCTATGAGCCGCTGCATCCAGGCTATGCGGAGCAAGCAGTTTTCGTCGCGTACGAGCTAGAAAGGAGGAACATAAAAGACGTGATCAGCATAGGCTGTGGCCCCGCATATCATGAGGCTATGCTTAAAGAAATTATACCAGATTTAAGCATAACTTGCATAGAAAATTCTCAGTTCTTTAAGAAACTTTCGCCGTTTAAAGTATTAGATGAAGTGCCAAACGGCGTAAACGCAATTATATCTTTCGGCTCTTCTCATCATATTGAGGGCTTCCTAAGGCTGGTCGCTAATAAACTAAAGAAGGGCGGGACGCTAATAGTCTCGGACGAGTTCGTAGCTGACTATTCTTCAGAAAGGGAGAGAAAGAGGAATGTAATTAGGCACCACTTGGGTTACCTGCTCGACATCCCGTTAGCCGAGTTCAGGGAAGAACTACTGTCAGCTTTTAACGCCAAAAATATTGATATTTCGCTCGGCATACTATCAAGAATTTATATTAAAATATTCAAAAACATTAAGGATAAAATAACAATTGATAGAGTAGAAGATGCATTCTTAAACTTCTACTATTTGGAGTTAACGTCGCTCCTTTTGGGCGTAGCATACATAGAAGAGAAAAAAGTATCTTTAAATAAATTTATTGCAGAATCATCTATGCTTGGCCTGAAGCTCGACTCAGTTTACAAGGTTTACCCCACTGGAAAGGACAGCGGGACTTACGTCGTCGCATTCACCAGGGCATGA
- a CDS encoding DMT family transporter codes for MKRLGIVEMIVTTVIWGSIPILALLSDLPSPVFVFFRVFLTSLFLFPIVKKIRPKLLLKITILLSGLSLALNWIFLFYSIRLVQVSEAILLYYTGPIFATIIMHFLGERINGVKLISILLAFGGIILILDPTEMSLNLGIYVALLSGLFYGILAVTSKLSTKLVSSKELVLYQTIIASALTFPFLFAFKFSFTLYTAIIVLVAALVNTLLALFLWYDALTKISVQLASVLSYLDPVFAIIFAYIFLAQMPSTMTIVGGILIIVGGIISIFAETF; via the coding sequence ATGAAGAGGTTAGGGATAGTCGAAATGATAGTTACAACTGTGATATGGGGCAGCATACCGATCTTGGCCCTATTGTCAGACTTGCCGTCACCTGTTTTCGTATTCTTCAGGGTTTTTCTCACTTCCCTCTTCCTTTTCCCAATAGTAAAGAAGATAAGACCAAAGCTCCTGCTGAAAATTACAATATTACTTTCAGGCCTATCATTAGCCCTTAACTGGATATTTCTGTTTTATTCTATAAGATTAGTTCAGGTATCTGAGGCAATATTACTGTATTATACGGGGCCGATATTTGCAACAATAATCATGCACTTCTTAGGGGAGAGGATAAACGGGGTAAAGTTAATATCGATCCTTCTAGCTTTCGGCGGGATAATACTAATCCTCGATCCCACCGAAATGAGCCTAAATTTAGGCATATATGTCGCGTTGCTCAGCGGCCTCTTTTACGGCATTTTAGCTGTAACCAGCAAGCTCTCGACTAAGCTCGTCAGCTCCAAGGAACTTGTGCTCTACCAAACCATAATAGCTAGCGCGCTTACCTTCCCGTTCTTGTTCGCGTTTAAGTTCTCGTTCACGCTTTACACGGCTATAATAGTCTTGGTAGCAGCACTGGTTAACACCCTTTTAGCCCTCTTCCTATGGTACGACGCGTTAACTAAAATCAGCGTCCAACTCGCCTCAGTACTTAGCTATTTAGACCCCGTTTTCGCAATTATATTTGCATATATTTTCTTGGCACAAATGCCGTCCACTATGACAATAGTAGGAGGAATACTGATAATAGTAGGAGGAATAATATCGATTTTTGCCGAAACTTTCTGA
- a CDS encoding DUF72 domain-containing protein — protein sequence MIKVGTCGFTYKHFKYFDVLEVQQTFYDIVSESQLQNWRKKAEENKVELTIKALQVITHEYNTTTYKRMKNKFGDVNNYGFFKNTKEVEEATEITLKEAKLLNATIIIFQSPASFKPSEENTKAVIDYFSTLNKSFKYAWEPRGEWYYRTDLLKKVLDAVNIIHVVDPFKHESLTSERYFRLHGIGKGEVNYSYKYTDDDLKKLKSMVRDGDYVLFNNIYSFNDALRFKEILK from the coding sequence GTGATAAAAGTAGGAACTTGCGGATTTACTTATAAGCATTTTAAATATTTTGACGTTTTAGAGGTTCAGCAAACATTTTACGATATAGTGAGCGAATCTCAACTCCAAAATTGGAGAAAAAAGGCTGAAGAAAATAAAGTCGAACTTACAATAAAGGCTTTGCAAGTAATTACCCATGAATATAACACTACAACATATAAAAGAATGAAGAATAAGTTTGGTGATGTGAATAATTACGGCTTCTTTAAAAATACTAAAGAAGTCGAAGAAGCTACTGAGATAACGTTAAAGGAAGCTAAACTACTTAATGCCACTATCATAATTTTTCAATCTCCAGCTTCTTTTAAACCTTCAGAAGAAAATACAAAAGCAGTTATAGACTATTTTTCCACACTTAACAAGAGCTTCAAATACGCTTGGGAACCAAGAGGAGAGTGGTACTATAGAACAGATTTACTGAAAAAAGTGTTAGACGCAGTTAACATAATTCACGTTGTTGATCCGTTCAAGCATGAATCATTAACCTCTGAAAGGTATTTTAGACTTCACGGTATAGGAAAAGGAGAAGTTAACTATTCTTACAAATACACTGACGATGACTTAAAGAAGCTGAAGTCAATGGTTAGGGATGGCGACTATGTCTTATTTAATAATATTTATTCGTTTAATGATGCCTTAAGGTTTAAAGAAATACTTAAATGA
- a CDS encoding sulfurtransferase TusA family protein translates to MGDKIKSTKPDVTLDLRGEPCPEPQIEIVKMLNHMKEGQVLEILSDDEPAELSIPVICESRGYPCEIERQGNTFRIRILKTK, encoded by the coding sequence ATGGGCGATAAAATTAAATCAACTAAGCCAGATGTGACACTTGATCTAAGAGGTGAACCTTGTCCAGAGCCTCAAATTGAAATAGTTAAAATGCTTAACCACATGAAAGAAGGACAAGTACTTGAGATACTCAGTGATGATGAACCAGCAGAACTTTCGATTCCAGTTATATGTGAATCACGAGGTTATCCTTGTGAGATAGAAAGGCAAGGAAACACTTTTAGAATAAGAATTTTGAAAACTAAATAA